A region of the Gemmatimonadota bacterium genome:
ACAACGCCCGCGCGGTGCTCAAGGCCGCCACCGAAGCGGTTCAGGAGTTGTCCGCCGCGTGAGGGACTCCACCCGCTCGGAACTCGACTGGCTCCGCCTGGCCACCGTCCTGCTCGCGCTGGGCCTGTTCCTGCTGAGCGTGCGCCCGGTGCTGTCGCCGGCGGTCCTGTTCGTGGCGCTCGTGCTCTTCCTGGCGCCCTACTCGGGCACCCGCTATCACACCGCGGCGGTGACCGCGAGCGCGCTCCTGCTGCTGTTCTGGGCGCTGGTTACTACCGGCACCCTGCTTGCGCCGTTCATCCTGGCCGCGGTGCTGTCGGTGATCCTGGACCCCGCGGTCGACAAGCTCGAGCGCTGGATGCCCCGCTCGCTCGCCATCCTGTTGCTCGGCTTGCCCATCCTGGCCGCGTTGACCGCGGCCCTGTTCTTCGGCCTGCCCGCGCTCGGATCTCAGCTGCGGGACCTGATCGGTCGCCTGCCCGAGCTGGTCCAGGGCCTGGTGGATCGCCTGGACGCGCTCAGGGCCAGGCTGCTGGCCTCTGACCTGCCGCTCCTGGCCGACGAAGGCCTGCTCGGGCGCCTGCGCGAGCTGGACGGACAGGCGATCGCGCAGTTCCTGGAGGAACGCAGCGCGGACATCGGGCGGCGCGCCTGGTCGGGGGTGCTGGGCCTGGGCAGGGGCGTGGGCACGCTGCTGACCATCCTGGGCTATCTGGTGCTGACGCCGGTGCTGACGTTCTACCTGTTGCGCGACTACGACCGAACGCGCCACAAGGCGATGGCGCTTTTCCCCCGCGACAAGCTGGCCGCGTGGGGCGACTTCCTGGCGGACTACAACGAGCTCGTAGTGCGCTACATGAGGGGCCAGGTGATCGCCGCGACCATCGTGGGGGTGCTGACGTGGCTCGGGCTGTGGGCGGTCGGCTTCCCGTACGCCGGCCTGATAGGTGCGACGGCCGGCGTCTTCAATC
Encoded here:
- a CDS encoding AI-2E family transporter; the encoded protein is MRDSTRSELDWLRLATVLLALGLFLLSVRPVLSPAVLFVALVLFLAPYSGTRYHTAAVTASALLLLFWALVTTGTLLAPFILAAVLSVILDPAVDKLERWMPRSLAILLLGLPILAALTAALFFGLPALGSQLRDLIGRLPELVQGLVDRLDALRARLLASDLPLLADEGLLGRLRELDGQAIAQFLEERSADIGRRAWSGVLGLGRGVGTLLTILGYLVLTPVLTFYLLRDYDRTRHKAMALFPRDKLAAWGDFLADYNELVVRYMRGQVIAATIVGVLTWLGLWAVGFPYAGLIGATAGVFNLVPYLGLIVSLVPALMIAFISGAIGASLLKIAIVFGIVQFLDSSVIGPRIVGESVGIHPVWIMLALALGGFWFGFAGLLLAVPAAALIKLLARAGLERYRRSDVYRGRSADA